Proteins encoded by one window of Coleofasciculus chthonoplastes PCC 7420:
- a CDS encoding Uma2 family endonuclease yields MSSQPLPLTSVFAPAQHLPPLENGDRLTSREFERRYNAMPELKKAELIEGIVYMASPLRFQPHAQLHGRLITWLGVYQAATPQVQMGIEPTLRLDRDNQPQPDGVLLINPESGGNSTLSEDGYLAGAPELLVEIAASSAAIDLGDKKRAYRRNSVQEYIVWQVFEQKIDWFSFNDGDYISLLPDPEGLICSQVFPGLWLDAPGMLQGDLQRVLLSLQSGINSPEHQAFVQQLIARQRQHGNVP; encoded by the coding sequence ATGTCTTCACAGCCCTTACCATTAACCTCTGTGTTCGCACCCGCTCAACATTTGCCACCGTTAGAAAATGGCGATCGCTTAACCTCCCGTGAATTCGAGCGTCGTTACAACGCTATGCCAGAACTAAAAAAAGCTGAACTGATAGAAGGGATAGTGTACATGGCATCGCCCCTACGCTTTCAACCTCATGCTCAACTCCACGGACGTTTAATCACCTGGCTGGGAGTTTATCAAGCTGCTACACCCCAAGTACAAATGGGAATTGAACCCACTCTCCGTTTGGATAGGGACAACCAACCGCAACCCGATGGCGTATTGCTGATTAATCCAGAAAGTGGGGGCAACTCTACTCTAAGTGAAGATGGATACTTGGCAGGAGCGCCAGAATTATTAGTAGAAATAGCGGCTAGTAGTGCGGCGATTGATCTGGGAGATAAGAAGCGTGCTTATCGGCGCAATAGTGTACAGGAATACATTGTTTGGCAAGTCTTTGAACAAAAAATTGATTGGTTTAGTTTCAACGATGGTGATTATATTTCCTTGTTACCAGATCCTGAGGGACTGATTTGCTCTCAAGTATTTCCCGGATTGTGGCTGGATGCGCCAGGGATGCTCCAAGGGGATCTGCAACGGGTTTTGCTTTCCTTGCAATCAGGAATCAATTCTCCAGAGCATCAAGCCTTTGTCCAACAGTTAATCGCACGGCAACGACAACATGGGAATGTTCCTTAG